The following is a genomic window from Candidatus Coatesbacteria bacterium.
ACGCCGGACTGGCCCTGTGCTTCTTCTTCCAGGCCCTGGCCCACTGGACCACCCTGGGGCTGCTGTCGATCAGCGGCGGGGTGATGGCCGTGCTGGGCGGTCTGCCCCTGCTCCATCTCGGGCTGAAGTCCTTCATCGACAAGGCCGTAGCGGAGCCGGAACTGGAAGACGAGGTCTAACGGAAAACCCGCTGCGGATCCAGACGAACCGGCCGTAACCTCCGGCCTTCTATGTGACAGCTAAGGCCGCCGCCGCTTACGTTTCCGCTTGATCGAAGAAAGGAAAACCCATGCGCGCTAGCATCATCGTCATCTGCTGCCTGTCCGTCATGCCCGGCCTGGCTGATCAGGGTGCCAGTCAGATCCACCTCGACGACGGCGGCGGCCTGATCGAATACTGGGACACCACGAGCCTGACCTCGCCCGGCGTCAACGACCAATGGAGCGGTCGACCCCTCGACGGCGATGTTCTCTGGCACTACCACATCCCCGACGGCGGCGGCGGGCAGCGCAACACCTGCGCCTTCGGAAACGATTACGACCACGTCCTCTCGGGCGGCTGGTTCCTGGGCTTCAAGCTGTTCGCCACCCTGGGCGACGGGCAGCCCGTCTGGGAGTGGTACGAGGAGGGCTCCGAGGGTCACCGCGGCGGCTTCGCTCCCGTCGGCGCCGAGAGCGCCGACATCTTCTACGGCGTCTGGTACAACAACTTCGACACCAGCTTGTTCCGCATTTACCGCTTCGACTCGCAGACCGCCGGTCCGCTGTGGACCTACGACGCCTCCGCCGCCGGTTACACCACCGAGAACATGTGGAGCAATGATCTGCGGCTGGACTGCACCCCCGATGGCTCTCTGCTGGCCGTGGGGGTCAAGCATGACGGCCATCCGGCGGTGCTCTTCTTCGGTCCCGACTCCTCCACGCCCCTGGGCGTCTGGGAGGACACCGGCAACGCTTTCGGACCCTCCAAGGTCCGGTTGAGCGACGACGGCTCCGTCGTCGTGCTGCGTGCCGGAACAACCTTCTACCGCGTCGACGTCGCCACCGCCGCCACGGTCGCCTCCTGGAGTGCGGGCAGCAACGAGGGCTGGGCCGTCAGCACCGACGCCTCGCTGATGGGCTACGCCAACGCCCCGTTGACCGTGGTGGAGTGGAACGCCGGTGCCGGCGAATACCAGCAGCTCTGGCAGTACCAACACCCCGGCAGCCCCACCCATTATGTCGGCACCATGGCCTTCAGCGACGATAACGCCGAGCTGGCCGTCGGCTGGTGGGAGTTCGACATGTATAACATGCTGCAGTGCTTCTTCACCCACCATCAGGTGGCCGGCGACGGCCAACCCGATTGGGAGTACGCCACCCCGCGGGGTACCGACAGCGAATATCAGGACCGTCCCGTCAGCTGCAGCCTCTCCGCCGACGGCCGGTTGATCGCTTTCGGAACCTGGGGCAACGCCGACCAGACTCATGACGAGGTGCTGGTCTTCGACAACGAGAACCCGACGGAGCCCTACTACGGCCTCGATCACCTCGGTTCCTGCGAGCACGTTGAGCTCTCCGCCGACGGCCTGCTGCTGACCTCGGCGGGCAAGACCGTCCACGTCAACGAGATGGGCTCCGGCGGCGACGTCTACGCCGCCGAGTTGGACCCCCTTGTCGGCGTCGGTGACGGCGTCCTGAGCGCCGAGGGCCTCGAGGACGGCGTCCTGCTCGACTGGACCTCGGCGGTCGGCGGCCGGGCGACGGTCCTGCGCGACGGCGCCGTTGTGGCCGCCGGCCTGACCTCGAGCGCCTGGCTGGACCGCGACGCCGCCCCCGGCCGGACCCACCGCTACACGGTGCGCCTGCAAACGCCCGACGGCGAACTCCTCCTCCTGGGCCCCGTCGAGGTTTTCTACGATGCCGGTACCGCGAACCGGTCCGCGCTGGACCTGCCGCATCCCTGCCCCTGCGATACGGCTTGCGTGGTCGAGGTCGAGCTGTCCAGCGCCAGCCTAGCCGAACTGGTCCTATACGATCTGGCCGGTCGCCGGATCCAAGTAATCCATTGCGGTGTGCTGGCTCCCGGGCGACACGATTTCACCTTGCAGACCTCGTCACTGTCCGAAGGCCTCTATCTCCTGCGGTTGACCGTCGCAGGCGAGGTTCAGAACCGCCGCTTGATCGTGGCCCGCTAGCGACCAGGGGTCGCAGACTCTTGATAAAACCGGGATCCTCTCGATCCCGGTTTTGTTATGCCGATCGTTAAACAACATTGAGCTCTCTCAGCTATTACTGGCCGCCGGGAAGCGCTGAACAGGAACACGCAATTTCGATCACCCGACTTGGGGTGCGATTGTGTTCACGCTGGTATCGACACAGCAGGAACTCTTTCCTTTGACGTGGGATCTGTCGATATACCGGAACGGTTTTGCGATAACCCGAGACGGGTAACAGGCATCACCGTCGAGAATAAAAAGTGACAATAGCGACAGGTGCGCCCATGGCGACGAGGGATACTGATAAGCTGCTCGGTGAAAGGCAAGAAAGACACAGCTCTGCCAAAGTGTGTTTCACAACCGAAGCCTGTGATACAGGTTTTTACGGGAAGTTAAGGAGCAGGGGAATGGGAAAGGGAATCGCTCTAACAAACGGCAGGTTGATGCCGTCGGCCCAGGGTGGACTGGCTTGCTATGACGCAATGACGCTGGTCCGGGCGCGGATCGCCCGTATGCTGCGGGCCCGGCGGGGAGAGCTGGAATCTCATCCCGATTGGGGCAATCCGTTGCTGGAGCGTCTCTCCGCTCCGACAGACCGTGAGACTATGGTCGCCTGGACCGACGAGTTGCGTCGGCTTGTGGGCGGAGATCCTGCTGTACGCGAAGTCATGGACCTAACCATCAAACGTCTCGGCAACCGCAGTTGGTTTATCAACATCGTTTTCATTCCCCATGATCTAAGCGAACAGCAGATGGAGATTATGCTCGTCTAGATGCTTCACGGGCGGTAGAAGAAAGGACGGCAGGAATGCTATATACCGACAGTGAACTGCTAACACGAATTATCGAATACTACAGGGCCCGTTGTCCCCAACTAGACGATTACACTCCGGGCGAGGTCATGCTTGGGCTGGCCGAAGGCGATCGCGACGTCGCGGCGGACCTGCTCTACCAGGCTGAAAAGCAGCTCAATCGCTGCATGATCGACACCGCGAAAGGCGACGATCTGGACGTACTGCTAACCGGTTACGGCTTTTCAAGGCCTGCACCGGCCAAAGCGCACGGCGTAGTCACTATTTCTACACCTTCCCTAAGCAGCGATACGATCGTCGGTACGACGATCACCATCCCCAAGGGTACCAAGCTGGGGTTGGGCAGCTTTAATTACACTTCGAATGTGGTCTTCGAAACCGATTACGACGTTGATTACACCTACGGGGACACCTCCACAACAGATGTCGACATTACGGCTGTGGAACCCGGATCCCGCGGCAATGTTAATGCTAATACGATTACACGTATTCTAAATAACGAGAGCTGGGCGGTCAAGGTGACGAATCCCTCACCGACCAGCGGTGGGCACGACGATTGGTCCGATAGTGAGTACAGACGCCTCTTCCGCGCCTGGTTGGCCTCGATGGGCAAGACGACCAAGACCGCCGTCGAGGGCCGAGCCCTGCTGGTGCCCGGTGTCTACAACGCCCAGTTGGCAGAGAACGTTACGAGCAACGAGGAGACTGTCACCGAACTCAAGGGTAATAACGTCCTGTTTATTTGGAACGGTACAGATCAAACAGCTGACGAGGCATTGGAAATCCGGGTCCGTGAGGTGTTGGTCGACGATTACCGTGGTATTGGCACCACCCTAACCGTCAAGCACGCAACTCCTGTAGCCGTGGACTTGACGATTGAAAGACTTACGATCAAGCAGGGTTACAGCAACAACAAGATCAAGAATGACGTCTCAGTCGCTCTGCAACGCTATATCAGGAGCTTGGCACCCTCGCAGAATGTCAGCAAGGCCAAGGCCGTCCAGCATGCAATGCAGGTGCCGGGCGTTAAGGAAATTCAATTCAATGATAGTGAAGCTATTGAAGAAATCAACATCGGATGTGT
Proteins encoded in this region:
- a CDS encoding T9SS type A sorting domain-containing protein: MRASIIVICCLSVMPGLADQGASQIHLDDGGGLIEYWDTTSLTSPGVNDQWSGRPLDGDVLWHYHIPDGGGGQRNTCAFGNDYDHVLSGGWFLGFKLFATLGDGQPVWEWYEEGSEGHRGGFAPVGAESADIFYGVWYNNFDTSLFRIYRFDSQTAGPLWTYDASAAGYTTENMWSNDLRLDCTPDGSLLAVGVKHDGHPAVLFFGPDSSTPLGVWEDTGNAFGPSKVRLSDDGSVVVLRAGTTFYRVDVATAATVASWSAGSNEGWAVSTDASLMGYANAPLTVVEWNAGAGEYQQLWQYQHPGSPTHYVGTMAFSDDNAELAVGWWEFDMYNMLQCFFTHHQVAGDGQPDWEYATPRGTDSEYQDRPVSCSLSADGRLIAFGTWGNADQTHDEVLVFDNENPTEPYYGLDHLGSCEHVELSADGLLLTSAGKTVHVNEMGSGGDVYAAELDPLVGVGDGVLSAEGLEDGVLLDWTSAVGGRATVLRDGAVVAAGLTSSAWLDRDAAPGRTHRYTVRLQTPDGELLLLGPVEVFYDAGTANRSALDLPHPCPCDTACVVEVELSSASLAELVLYDLAGRRIQVIHCGVLAPGRHDFTLQTSSLSEGLYLLRLTVAGEVQNRRLIVAR